TGGTATTGGTGGAGCAGTGGAAGACCACGTTTTTGAATTCTGGAGGCCATAATGAGTAACAGCCTGCATTGTAAAggtttataaaacaaaataacccTTCCACCTATCTATTTCTAAATCAATGCTTACAATTTTAATGGTcggtttttttataaaaaaaaaatatgaattcttGAGGGAGTTTGTACTTGAATTGTTGAGGTATTGGTTGTTTCAGACTTCTTGTGATTTATGAGAGGAATGAAGACagctgaaatttattttttgtgaagttATAATTTGTTTAGGTGTTTGGAATTACTATATGGTTTGGTTATTTTGTTGTCATTATGCAGGTTTTGCTGACGGAATTTAGAAGTCTTCCACCATTGTTTGAGGACTCCCCCAATGCAGTTCATGAGTTGAAAATAGCAAGTATAGTTCTTGACCTCTAACCTATCggttatgttttttattcttttttctattgATATAGCAATTGTCAGTAGACCCTATTCTCTAGTAATTCTTGACTTTCCCTGCTCGTGTGTACGGGTAACGTGAAAAAGCAATCAAAACATGGATATTCTTATCCTATTTTCTGCATCTCCattttttatcatgtttgattggaaaaataaaaaatattatgagcGTCTTTTGGGTGTATGGTTATTGCATACCTTGAGTCACTCCTTTGGCATCTCTTTTTAATAGAtcttttctttacctatcaaaaaaaaaaaaaaaatctccatttttatcatgtttgattGGCAATTGTGTTTTTTTGTGATATGTAATGGgcaatgaatatatatatatatatacatattatgagctaaaaagttcttttattcaattatgTTCCTATTATGATCAATCTTCTGAAGAACCTTGGACTAAGTGGACAAGGGTTATTCTTGAAGCTCTTCTATCTATTTCAATGGAAGGATCAATCATAgagtaatgataataataaacttAACCTTTCAATGACCTGTGTTATTGAGGGTTTTGGAATATATGTTATAGTGTTACAGGTTCCGATGGTACATTTGTAGAATGCATCtttctacaaaaaaaataaagaaaaaaatgatgtgACAATTTGTCAAATTTGGAAATGTTAAATTCAGAGGATGATGTAAATATCTAAGTAATGtggtaaaaacattttaaattaaacaatgACCCATTGTGTGATATGCATAAGCAAGGGTATATGAACTTCATAATAGAGGTGTAGTGCATATTCTACAGTAGAAATTAGGACTGTTGTACCAATATAAACATTATTTGTTATAGGGTGTAGGGTTGTTACTAAATGTTTGATTTAGAGAATTTCCCCTAAATGTTTGATTTAGAGAATTTCCACTCACAACTTCTGTGGCTGAATTTCAGGGGATATATATGAGCATGCTGTTGTCCTAAGTGTCAAGACAGAGGATCAGGATGCGTTTGAGAGGGATTTCTTTCAGTTGAAACCTTATTATACAGATACAGGGTAATTCTTTCTGCTCTGTTTAAGCCATATTTGAAGTtgcattttaaattaataataataattcaggTACTGCTAATTAAAAGAGTTCTGTACAGCTCCTGTTGGATCAGACCCATGGGCGGTTTTGATTGTCTTTGTGGTTTGTTGTTGTCATCATCATTGTTTTCCCTCTGGAAGAACCAAAAATGCTCAAATATTATTGGCCATGATGCATACAATATTACTTATGTTTTTTGATGGCTGGTTCAGAGAACCCACCTGCATCCAAGTTCTGTCAAAACAGGGTGTTATTTTTGCTTTGAGTTGGATGGGCAATTACCCATTCTCTCAGGCAGGGACATCTTCAAGAAGAAGAGTCAAAAAAAGTTAGGTGCATGACACCCTATTTAGCTGGGTGCTTTTGGAGGCGGAGAAACTTGtaggattttttttaggatGAGCGGATTTCtgaattgaattttaaaccTCTATTAGTGTGGTTGTGATCCTATCACAGAGTGGGTTTCAACAAAAACCCCTCCATCCCCTCCCCTCACCCCCTGCCACTTCCTTCCCCTTATTTGATTGATAGGTTGCTTGACTTCTTCTTGCTAGTGTGTTTCATCTATCATTTTTCCACTAAGTTATGTTTGGCTTGAATATTTCTCATGTAAATTAGTTGCACCCCTTCAATGTATTCTCTTAGATTGTTATCTTGCTCTTTCTTATCAAGAAACTGATTTTTGTGACTTCCTCTTCTGATGGAACAGTGGTCGCCTTCCACCCTCCCCTCAGGAGTATCCAATTTTGGGCCTCAACCTGTTGAGACTTCTTGTTCAAAACAGAATAGCTGAATTCCACACTGAATTGGAACTGCTTTCTGCCACTGCTCTAGAGAACGCTTGCATCAAGCATGCAGTTGAATTGGAACAATCTTTCATGGAAGGAGCTTACAATCGTGTGTTGAGTGCTAGACAGACAGTGCCCCATGAAACTTATGTTTATTTCATGGATCTGCTGGCGAAGACAGTCAGGTAAAAACTTTGACTTGAGCCTCTAGAAGGGGTTAATAAATTTCAGGAAATTTAAAACGATAACCAACCACACACAAGCCACCGACTTTGCatattttccttcctttcctttcctttttatgtTGAGGGCAGGTGGTGTTTGACTTTGTTGGGATGGGTGGTTGGATATAAGTGTACTGTCTTGTTCTATTAGATGGTAACATAAAGGTAATTATTCATAAAATGTTTATTGGTGGCAACATCCAAGAGTTAATTCAAATGTGGATTTAGATTGTATCATGTTAAAATTAAGTGCATCCTGATGGGTTTTACTTCTTTTTCACGTGAATCTTGTTGCAGAATGATCTGTGCAAATGAAATGGTCATctgaattaaatgaatttagaTTCTTCTGGGTTGGTTTGTCGAATTTGTGTGGTTATGATTGACAACATACAATATTCAACTCAACAAAGCTAGTTGAGGTTGGCTATGGACTACTTGTTACATTATCCAACTCTATATCAGCCCATGTCCTGTGTTAAACTTCCAACTTATCATGTTATTCTCATTTATCACACACCcaaaagggagagagagagagagagagagagagagagagagagacttttATCATGATCATGATCTGTCTCCAATGATAGTATGCTATGTAAAtgcaaaatcttaaatttttgtCATATGTGAATTCTTTTTAACCTATGAGGCACATTACAATTGTTACTGTCCATGTTTATGGAATCTCACACATGTTTACAAAATCTCGTTGTGGTGAATCTGAGTCATTTTCAATATCACCGTCTGTTACATATTTGGTGATGATAATCAAAACCATGAAATGCTGTCTTTTAAACTCTCTGGAAATAGTTGCCTGGTAGAAAACAACACTTTCATCCAATTCCTTAGCCCACTGTTCAAAATCTGTATTATCTTCTCTGAAAAGTATCATTTTCAATATCACCGTCTGTTACATATTTGGTGATGATAATCAAAACCATGAAATGCTGTCTTTTAAACTCTCTGGAAATAGTTGCCTGGTAGAAAACAACACTTTCATCCAATTCCTTAGCCCACTGTTCAAAATCTGTATTATCTTCTCTGAAAAGTATCATTTTAAgtgctttattttgtttaatatctATTTTGTTCctcttttaataaaagtgtttattttttggtcaCTTGTAGGGATGAAATAGCTGGGTGCAGTGAAAAGGCATACGACTATCTTTCAATCAATGATGCCCGACATATGTTGCTGTTCTCTTCTGACCAAGAACTTTTTGAATATATCAAGGAGGTAAATATTGTTTTGCTACAACAATATCTTTAAATTACTAGATGTCTAATTATCCTTTTTCCTGCAAAAGCGGCTTTAAATAcattatttgcatttttttcacatttgtAATTTTGGATGCTCCCCCTTTATTACTGTGAACAGCCCCTACCATTAAATGTCAATAGGCTACCATGATTTAGTTGGATAGATTTGCTGTCAATGATTGCTTTTCTGGTTCTGGATACAGTTTCTATATTCTCATGTTGCATCAGACCGTGGATTTTCTTGTTTAAGCAAAATATGTCAAGCAACACCAACTATAGATCTAACAAATCAAGCCCCAAATTGCTCAATGCATGCAATATAGGTTTATCTCTTCTATCCTGACATAACTACTTGTGTAAGTCGTTATATTCACACCAATGATTTAGGAACCGAAATTTCTTGTAAGGGTTGTGTAATGTCTTCGCTTAAGTTAGCTAAAACTTTCTTGTTTGTCTCAAAAAATTGCAAAGGTATGTTGCATAGTACAGGAGGAACAGACAAATGGAATTAACAAACATGTGTCTAGAggaagaaaaattttaattgaagttCTATGAGATTATTGTGATTCcgacataagaaaatatcaccGACTGTAAGCCTGTGCATTTGTTTTATATTGCATTACCAGTGCCACACATATCATGCACCAGAATTGCAATACAGTTGCTCTTGTACTCTTTACTGAATGAAGGGAATCTTTGATGAGCATTTGAATTATCATCTGCTTGCAGGAGCATCCTGAGTGGGAGATAAAGAACGGCCATGTGTTTTTCCAGAGGGCGAAAGAATCTGCACCCTGCAAAGAGATTCCGTCTCTGCAACTCATTAACCAGACACTCAGCTACGCAAGGGAGTTGGAGCGGATTGTTTAAGAGGCTCTTCAGTTTTTTCGTTTCCTCCTTTCTATTCGAATTTGCTCagtctaaaagtgttttttctctccattttaGAACACAGAACTGGTGATACCAAATGCTCGGGAGAAAGTTACACACTTTTGTATTTTAATCAATTCTGTTTTGAAACCAATACTTTTGGAGATTCCTATTTTCTGAATGCCTGGATGATTTCTTCAGTACTGACTTACCTATTTCATTAATGAGATCACGGATTGGGTAAGGGATGGATACAAATTGTGTCAGCAAAGTACTCTTTTGGGTCCTCATCAGATTCTGCCAGTAGGTATCTGTGAAGAATTGGGGTCCATCAGGCTCAGCATTCATAAAACTAGGCCTGTAATCTCCACAAAAAGTACATGAAGTGTATCTACTTCAATACGAAAATTGGGTCAATAATCAATGATAATTATGTTATTAGCCAAAAAAAAACTCCCATTTTTGTCGTGGTTTTCGATCAAGGCAGCAATCATTAAACCAGTGGGGCATCATTCACAGATCATCACTGAATCAATGAGAGGCTTCTGTGGTTTGAAATGAAATCACACTGCTTTGAGTCGTCCTGATTCAAGTTATAAGGAACTTTTAAAAAGTGTTGGTAAAAAGTTCACGGACGTTGTCTGATTTATGATCCTGTTTTTGGGAACAATAATGATTAGAAAAATTTAAGCCCGGGCATGCCATGTTCGAGTTCATGGTGATCTGCTAAAAGGGTATATATTAAAAGTCTCAAGCTCATAGCCTCTACTCTCCCTAGTGTCGGTGTCGCGGGACAAACAAAGGAAGGGTCCACCTTCACCATCTAGGTAAATGGCACGATTTAATACCCATTAATCCaactgtattttttttttttttgctttactGCTAATAGAATGGTGTAGCGATCAAGAATCCAGCAGATGTATGATAATATCTCACACACTTACAAATTACGAAGAGTTTGACAAGGAATTCTCAACTACCATGCAATTCACCTCGTTGTCCTTTCCCCCAAATGTGTTGTCTTCACGCCCAATTCGTCAAACAAATTATTCCCCACTGA
This DNA window, taken from Vitis vinifera cultivar Pinot Noir 40024 chromosome 2, ASM3070453v1, encodes the following:
- the LOC100258086 gene encoding 26S proteasome non-ATPase regulatory subunit 8 homolog A; translation: MDPKLREVSQGLERFKAAFVRSDFDTCTKLLSQLKVLLTEFRSLPPLFEDSPNAVHELKIARDIYEHAVVLSVKTEDQDAFERDFFQLKPYYTDTGGRLPPSPQEYPILGLNLLRLLVQNRIAEFHTELELLSATALENACIKHAVELEQSFMEGAYNRVLSARQTVPHETYVYFMDLLAKTVRDEIAGCSEKAYDYLSINDARHMLLFSSDQELFEYIKEEHPEWEIKNGHVFFQRAKESAPCKEIPSLQLINQTLSYARELERIV